The DNA sequence CCAGTGCGGGTGCCCATCACGAGACCCTCCAGCGGAGTGAGCCCCATCGAGGTCTCTACGGCACGGCCGTGCAGGATCGCCGACGCCGACGCCCCGTTGCCGAGATGCAGCACGATCTGGTTGATCTCCGCGTACCCCCGCCCCAGGAAGCCCGCCGCTTGCTCGGACACATACTGATGCGAGGTGCCGTGGAATCCGTAGCGCCGCACGCCGTAGCGTTCGGCGACCTCGCGATCGAGCGCGTAGATCGCCGCAGCGGGCGGCAGGTTGTAGAAAAACGCGGTGTCGAACACCGCCACCTGTGGCACGTCGGGAAGCAGGCGCCGGGCGACCTCGATGCCCTGCACACCCGCCGGATTGTGCAGTGGCGCTAGTGCGGCCAGCTCCGCGATCTGCGTGACGACGGCGTCGTCGAGCAGCGTCGGCTCATGGAACTTCTGCCCGCCGTGCACCACACGATGGCCGACCACTTCCACGTCGTCGGTGTCGATGGAATCGAAGACGAGCCGCAGCGCCTCTTCGTGATTACGAATGGGATCCTCACCAATGCGCTCCACCAGCCCATGGGCATCCACCCGACCCGAATCCGGTTCGATGAGCTGATATTTCACCGAGGACGAGCCGCAGTTGAGAACGAGTACCGCACCTGATCCTCTTCGCCCAAGTGGCTCATCAGCGCTCATCGGGTCAGGTCCTGCGCCTGGATCGCGGTGATGGCGACGGTGTTGACGATGTCCTCCACCAGGGCCCCACGGGACAGGTCGTTGATGGGCTTGCGCAACCCCTGCAGGACCGGCCCGATGGCGATGGCGCCGGCACTGCGCTGCACGGCCTTGTAGGTGTTGTTCCCGGTGTTGAGGTCCGGGAAGATCAGCACCGTCGCACGTCCGGCGACCGGGGAGTCGGGCATCTTGGTGGCCGCCACCGAGGGCTCCACTGCCGCGTCGTATTGGATGGGGCCCTCGACCAGCAGCTCGGGCTGCCTGGCGCGCACCAGTTCGGTGGCAACGCGCACCTTTTCGACCTCGGCACCGCTGCCCGAGGTTCCCGTCGAGTAGGACAGCATCGCGACTCGCGGGTCGATACCGAACTGTGCCGCGGTCCGCGCCGAGGAGATGGCGATATCGGCCAGCTGCTCGGAGGTCGGGTCGGGCACGATGGCGCAGTCGCCGTATGCCAATACCCGGTCGGCCAGGCACATCAAGAAGATGCTGGACACTGTAGAAACATCCGGGTTGGTCTTGATGATCTCGAAGGCCGGGCGCACGGTATGCGCGGTGGTGTGCGCCGCACCCGAGACCATGCCGTCGACGATGCCGTTGTAGACCAGCATGGTGCCGAAATATGAGACGTTGCGCATGATCTCGCGCGCCCGATCGGCCGTCATGCCCTTGTGCTTGCGCAGCTCGAAGTACTGACCCGCGAACCGCTCGGCAAGCTCGCTTGTCTTGGGGCTGACGACCAGGGCGTTCGAGATGTCGACACCGAGCTCGGCCGCACGAGAACGTATTTCGGCCTCTTCACCCAGGATGGTCAGATCAGCGACCTGACGTTGCAGCAGCCGCCCGGCCGCCTTGAGGATCCTGTCGTCATCGCCCTCGGGGAGCACAATGCGCTTGCGATTATCCCGCGCCCGGTCCAGCAGCTGATATTCGAACATCTGCGGTGTGGTGACCGACGGTATCGGAATGGCGAGCTGCGCAATGAGATCTGCGCCGTCGACATATCTGTCCATCAGGGCCAGCGCGGTGTCGATCTTGCGGGCGGAGGCGACGGTCACCCGGCCACGGGCATGCGCTGCCGCACTCGCCGTCTCGAACGTCCCCGAATCGGTCTCGATGATCGGCAGTCGCAGTCCGATGCCATCCACCAGGTCGGCGATCCGCGGGTGCAGCTTGAGCCCGCCGTTCAATATGATGGCGGACAACGACGGAAATCCCTCGGCCACATGAGCACTCGCCACCGCCAGCAACACATCGGACCTGTCCGCGGGGAAGATGACGGCCTGGCCCTCCTGTAGTCGTTCCAGGCAGTGTTCGGCGGTCATGCCCGCCACCATGAAGCTGGTGGCCTCGCGTGACATCAGCGCCTCGTCACCGCTGACCAACGAGCCATTGACCGCCTTCATGAGTTCTTCGACCGACGGCGAGAACAACAGCGGCACCTCGGGCAGCACCCAAGCGGGCTTGTCGAACCGCGACAACGCGTGGCGGACCTCCTCCAGCTGTGCCGGGGCGCACCGGTTGGCGACGATGGCCGCGGTGTGCGCACGCTGCGCCTTGAGCTCTCCGAGGCAGACCTCGGCAAGAGCCGCTATCTCTTCCGGGGTCCGGTCGAATCCCTTGATGGTCAACAGGACCGGGGCACCGAGATTGACGGCGATGCGTGCATTGGTGCTCAGCTCGCTGGGGCTGGCGACATCGGTGTAATCGCTGCCGACAATCACCACGGCATCACAGCGCTCCGCGACCGCGTGGTATCTGTCGACGATCGCGGCGATCGCCGCGTCCGGATCCTGGTGCACATCGTGGTACGAGACGCCGAGACAGTCCTCATACGCGATGTCGGCGGTGCTCTGCTCCAGCAGCAGTTCCAGGATGTAGTCCACGCTTTCCCCGGACCGCGCGATGGGGCGGAAGACACCCACGCGTGCCACCGTTGCGGCCAGCCGATGCATCACGCCCAGTGCGACAGTGGACTTTCCGGTGTCACCTTCGGGCGAGGCGATATAGATACTCGATGCCTTCAATGCTCTAGCCTCGGTCATGCGCGCCTTTCTACGCTGCGGTAGCGCAGCGTCACGATGCGGAATGGTCGCATAGTCAGTTCAATATCGTTGACCCAAAACTTAATGGGATCCGCGTAGTCGATTGGTCGTTCAAGTAGATCGGTAACGTCCACCCCGTCGTGACTGAAATGCGAGGTAACGGTCACATCGGCCCGTCCGCCGCGCGACTCGTACAACCGCACGATGACATCGCCCGAACCGTCCAGCGCCAGCTTCACCGATTCCACCACCACGGCCGGATTATCCAGGCTGACAAGCGGTTCAATGTTCTCCACGGCACCGTCGACGATCCGTGGGGTGAGGTTGCGTCGGTATCCCTGCTCGACGGCGTCGCCGATCGTCGCGGCCGGCCGCACCGAGAACTTCAGCTGATGATGCCCTTGGTCGCAATCGGGATCCGGGAAAAGCGGGGCGCGCAGTAGCGACATCCGCACCACGGTGGTGGATCCGCGTCGGCCGATGTCATGCCCGTAGGTGGAGTCGTTGGCCACCGCCACCCCGTATCCGGATTCGCCTACATGTACCCACCGGTGCGCGCATATCTCGAACTTGGCTTCGTCCCACGAGGTGTTGGCATGAGTGGGCCGATAGACATGGCCGAACTGGGTTTCCGAGGCCGACCGGTCGGCCTGCACATCGAAGGGGAAGGCCAGCTTGAGTAGCTTTTCGGTTTCGTGCCAGTCGATGTCGATATCGATGTCCAGTGCGGGCGACCCGTCTCGGAGCGTGATCCGTTGCACCAGACGCGAATTCCCGAACGTCCGCTCGATGACCAGCGCGCCGTCCACGACGGTGACCGAGTCCGCCGACGT is a window from the Mycobacteroides salmoniphilum genome containing:
- a CDS encoding acetate kinase; its protein translation is MSADEPLGRRGSGAVLVLNCGSSSVKYQLIEPDSGRVDAHGLVERIGEDPIRNHEEALRLVFDSIDTDDVEVVGHRVVHGGQKFHEPTLLDDAVVTQIAELAALAPLHNPAGVQGIEVARRLLPDVPQVAVFDTAFFYNLPPAAAIYALDREVAERYGVRRYGFHGTSHQYVSEQAAGFLGRGYAEINQIVLHLGNGASASAILHGRAVETSMGLTPLEGLVMGTRTGDIDAGIVFHLARNGMSIDEIDTMFNRRSGMLGLCGANDFREIHRLIEAGDAAAQLAYNVYVHRLRKYIGAYIATLGGADVISFTAGVGENDVVLRADAMAGLEVLGIEIDPKRNLVRSGEIRRISTDASRVTVLVVPTNEELAIARAAVVAALEQ
- the pta gene encoding phosphate acetyltransferase; its protein translation is MTEARALKASSIYIASPEGDTGKSTVALGVMHRLAATVARVGVFRPIARSGESVDYILELLLEQSTADIAYEDCLGVSYHDVHQDPDAAIAAIVDRYHAVAERCDAVVIVGSDYTDVASPSELSTNARIAVNLGAPVLLTIKGFDRTPEEIAALAEVCLGELKAQRAHTAAIVANRCAPAQLEEVRHALSRFDKPAWVLPEVPLLFSPSVEELMKAVNGSLVSGDEALMSREATSFMVAGMTAEHCLERLQEGQAVIFPADRSDVLLAVASAHVAEGFPSLSAIILNGGLKLHPRIADLVDGIGLRLPIIETDSGTFETASAAAHARGRVTVASARKIDTALALMDRYVDGADLIAQLAIPIPSVTTPQMFEYQLLDRARDNRKRIVLPEGDDDRILKAAGRLLQRQVADLTILGEEAEIRSRAAELGVDISNALVVSPKTSELAERFAGQYFELRKHKGMTADRAREIMRNVSYFGTMLVYNGIVDGMVSGAAHTTAHTVRPAFEIIKTNPDVSTVSSIFLMCLADRVLAYGDCAIVPDPTSEQLADIAISSARTAAQFGIDPRVAMLSYSTGTSGSGAEVEKVRVATELVRARQPELLVEGPIQYDAAVEPSVAATKMPDSPVAGRATVLIFPDLNTGNNTYKAVQRSAGAIAIGPVLQGLRKPINDLSRGALVEDIVNTVAITAIQAQDLTR